In Bradyrhizobium sp. 1(2017), one DNA window encodes the following:
- a CDS encoding GNAT family N-acetyltransferase, with the protein MALFRLPSSGPAALAPRGNGLLLRAPQMSDFLQWAHLRESSRDYLTPWEPIWPSDDLTRSGFRRRLRRYSEDIAADRSYPFLIFRELDGAMVGGITLANVRRGIVQAGTIGYWIGQPYAHRGYMTAALRVLLPTLFGELNLHRVEAACIPTNAPSIRVLEKCGFSREGLARRYLCINGVWQDHLLFGLLHEDFRG; encoded by the coding sequence ATGGCCCTCTTTCGCCTGCCGTCCAGTGGACCCGCCGCCCTCGCGCCGCGCGGCAATGGACTTTTGCTGCGCGCTCCGCAGATGTCGGACTTCCTGCAATGGGCCCATTTGCGGGAAAGCAGCCGCGATTACCTCACCCCCTGGGAACCGATCTGGCCGTCGGACGATCTCACCCGGTCCGGCTTCCGCCGCCGCCTGCGCCGCTACTCCGAGGACATCGCCGCGGACCGTTCCTATCCGTTTCTGATCTTTCGCGAGCTCGACGGCGCCATGGTCGGCGGCATCACGCTGGCCAATGTCCGGCGCGGCATCGTGCAGGCCGGCACTATCGGCTACTGGATCGGGCAGCCTTACGCCCATCGCGGCTACATGACAGCTGCGCTGCGGGTGCTGCTGCCCACGCTGTTCGGCGAGCTTAACCTGCACCGCGTCGAAGCCGCCTGTATCCCCACCAATGCGCCGTCGATCCGGGTGCTGGAGAAGTGCGGCTTTTCTCGCGAGGGGCTGGCGCGCCGCTATCTCTGCATCAACGGGGTCTGGCAGGACCACCTGCTGTTCGGCCTGCTGCATGAAGACTTCCGCGGCTGA
- a CDS encoding MFS transporter produces the protein MTKDERFVILASSLGTVFEWYDFYLYGSLAGIIGAQFFSAYPPATRDIFALLAFAAGFLVRPFGAIVFGRVGDIVGRKYTFLVTILIMGLSTFIVGLLPNAATIGIAAPIILIVLRLAQGLALGGEYGGAATYVAEHAPNGKRGFYTSFIQTTATLGLFLSLLVILFTRTALGEAEFAAWGWRIPFLVSVLLLGISVWIRLRLNESPVFQKMKEEGKGSKAPLTEAFGNWQNGKLVLLALLGGVMGQGVVWYTGQFYALFFLQSILKVDGYTANLLIAWSLLLGTGFFIVFGMLSDKIGRKPIILGGCLIAALTFFPIFKMITTNANPALERAIEQTKVEVVADPAGCGDLFNPVGTRVFTSPCDTARAYLSQSSVKYSTTPGPAGSGVKVMVNGKEVPYANAKDSNPAVLAAVQAAGYPKAGDAGIVKMSHPFDVFRPQVAAIIGLLFILVLFVTMVYGPIAAMLVELFPTRIRYTSMSLPYHIGNGWFGGLLPATAFAIVASTGDIYAGLWYPIIFASITVVIGALFLPETKDVDIKAN, from the coding sequence ATGACGAAGGACGAACGGTTCGTCATTCTCGCCTCCTCGCTCGGTACCGTCTTCGAATGGTACGACTTCTACCTCTACGGCTCGCTGGCCGGCATCATCGGCGCGCAGTTCTTCTCGGCCTATCCGCCGGCAACCCGCGACATCTTCGCGCTGCTGGCCTTTGCCGCGGGCTTCCTGGTACGCCCGTTCGGCGCGATCGTGTTCGGCCGCGTCGGCGACATCGTCGGCCGCAAATACACCTTCCTCGTCACCATCCTGATCATGGGCCTGTCGACCTTCATCGTCGGCCTGCTCCCCAACGCAGCCACCATCGGCATCGCTGCCCCGATCATCCTGATCGTGCTGCGCCTTGCCCAGGGCCTGGCGCTCGGCGGCGAATATGGCGGTGCGGCAACCTACGTCGCGGAGCATGCGCCGAACGGCAAGCGCGGCTTCTACACCTCCTTCATCCAAACCACGGCAACTCTCGGCCTGTTCCTGTCGCTGCTGGTGATTCTGTTCACCCGCACCGCGCTCGGCGAGGCCGAATTCGCGGCGTGGGGCTGGCGCATTCCGTTCCTGGTCTCGGTGCTGCTGCTCGGCATCTCGGTCTGGATCCGGCTCCGCCTCAATGAATCGCCGGTATTCCAGAAGATGAAGGAAGAGGGGAAGGGTTCGAAAGCGCCGCTGACGGAGGCCTTCGGCAACTGGCAGAACGGCAAGCTCGTGCTGCTCGCCCTGCTCGGCGGCGTGATGGGCCAGGGCGTGGTCTGGTACACCGGCCAGTTCTACGCGCTGTTCTTCCTGCAATCGATCCTGAAGGTGGACGGCTATACCGCCAACCTCCTGATCGCATGGTCGCTGCTGCTCGGCACCGGCTTCTTCATCGTGTTCGGCATGCTCTCCGACAAGATCGGCCGCAAGCCGATCATCCTCGGCGGCTGTCTGATCGCGGCCCTCACCTTCTTCCCGATCTTCAAGATGATCACCACCAACGCCAACCCGGCGCTGGAAAGGGCCATCGAGCAGACCAAGGTCGAAGTGGTGGCCGATCCCGCGGGCTGCGGCGACCTGTTCAACCCGGTCGGCACCCGCGTCTTCACCTCGCCTTGCGACACCGCACGTGCCTACCTGTCCCAGTCGTCGGTCAAGTATTCGACCACGCCTGGTCCGGCCGGCTCCGGCGTGAAGGTGATGGTCAACGGCAAGGAAGTGCCCTACGCCAACGCCAAGGACAGCAACCCGGCCGTCCTCGCGGCGGTGCAGGCGGCGGGCTATCCGAAGGCAGGTGATGCCGGCATCGTGAAGATGTCGCATCCGTTCGACGTCTTCCGTCCGCAGGTGGCGGCGATCATCGGACTGCTGTTCATCCTGGTGCTCTTCGTCACCATGGTGTACGGCCCGATCGCCGCGATGCTGGTCGAGCTGTTCCCGACCCGTATCCGCTACACCTCGATGTCGCTGCCCTACCACATCGGTAACGGCTGGTTCGGCGGCCTCCTGCCGGCGACCGCCTTCGCCATCGTGGCCTCGACTGGCGATATCTATGCCGGCCTCTGGTACCCGATCATCTTCGCCTCGATTACCGTCGTGATCGGCGCCCTGTTCCTGCCCGAGACCAAGGACGTCGACATCAAGGCGAACTGA
- a CDS encoding histidine kinase, which produces MWHRLSFRTQLFLPLGASLLAALILGGILLQIFSTHQLADEHEPARRSIGTITAALNDALRASDNPRETLDAFVRSLDASTDIQFRPMEGAPPPSPKDALRNLKAVPQWFVNLITLPEMEAASPVVIDGRHVGDIVFLSDLSADLFEKWIGFLALTSLVAVLMVLTGIVAYVFAGSALRPLQHLGEGLTRMRRGDYTKPIPVAGPPEIRKSCEEANALAATLAQLSQDNRDLMHRLVSLQDDERRDLARELHDELGPLLFSIRAGTIALIEITRPAGNLGSSAQDVLQSVEALQQTNRRILDRLRPLYIEELGLPTSVQTLLRNFRKQAPHVGLTDTIDPRLDGIDGPLAQTVYRLIQEALTNVLRHAEANHVQVQAVVVEGTLVIEIADDGGGFPAGNVFGRGLTGMHERVRALSGSLSLLRADQRTYVRCRLPVETTRDAASSG; this is translated from the coding sequence ATGTGGCATCGGCTTTCGTTCAGAACGCAACTGTTTCTTCCGCTCGGCGCGAGCCTTCTCGCCGCGCTGATCCTGGGCGGCATATTGCTGCAGATATTCTCAACCCATCAGCTGGCTGACGAGCACGAGCCGGCTCGACGTTCGATCGGGACGATCACCGCCGCGCTCAACGACGCTCTGCGCGCATCGGACAATCCCCGAGAAACGCTTGATGCGTTCGTTCGGTCCCTGGACGCCTCCACAGATATCCAATTTCGTCCCATGGAGGGAGCCCCCCCACCCTCTCCGAAGGATGCCTTGCGCAACCTGAAGGCGGTTCCGCAATGGTTCGTCAACCTCATCACTCTGCCGGAGATGGAAGCGGCGTCTCCGGTCGTCATCGACGGCAGACATGTCGGCGATATCGTGTTCCTGTCGGACCTGTCGGCCGACCTGTTCGAGAAGTGGATCGGCTTCCTCGCGCTGACCAGCCTGGTCGCCGTCCTGATGGTGCTCACCGGCATCGTTGCCTATGTCTTCGCTGGTTCGGCCTTGCGCCCCCTGCAACATCTCGGCGAAGGTCTCACGCGGATGCGGCGCGGCGACTACACAAAGCCGATCCCGGTCGCAGGACCGCCGGAGATCCGGAAAAGCTGCGAGGAAGCCAATGCGCTGGCTGCGACATTGGCGCAACTCAGTCAGGACAATCGCGACCTGATGCACCGCCTGGTGTCGCTCCAGGACGACGAGCGGCGCGACCTCGCCCGCGAGCTGCATGACGAGCTCGGCCCGCTTCTGTTCAGCATCCGCGCCGGCACGATCGCGTTGATCGAGATCACGCGTCCTGCGGGAAATCTCGGCAGTTCGGCGCAGGACGTGCTGCAATCGGTCGAGGCGCTCCAACAAACCAACCGCCGAATCCTCGACCGGCTGCGACCGCTCTATATCGAGGAACTGGGCCTTCCGACCAGCGTGCAGACGCTGCTCCGGAACTTTCGCAAGCAGGCACCTCATGTCGGCCTGACGGACACGATCGATCCCAGGCTCGACGGCATCGACGGGCCGCTGGCCCAGACCGTCTATCGCCTGATACAGGAAGCGCTGACCAACGTGCTGCGCCATGCCGAGGCCAATCATGTGCAGGTGCAGGCGGTGGTCGTCGAGGGCACTCTCGTCATCGAGATCGCCGACGATGGCGGCGGCTTTCCCGCGGGCAACGTCTTCGGCCGAGGCCTGACCGGCATGCATGAGCGCGTGCGCGCGCTCAGCGGCTCACTGTCACTGCTGCGCGCGGATCAACGGACTTACGTGCGATGTCGTTTGCCGGTCGAGACGACCCGGGACGCAGCCTCATCCGGCTAG
- a CDS encoding ATP F0F1 synthase subunit B (Produces ATP from ADP in the presence of a proton gradient across the membrane. Subunit B is part of the membrane proton channel.): protein MFFEPEFWVAVAFVILMVVFGYLGVFKTAMTALDHRAARIKAELDDAARLKLEAAKVLADYKARSATAEREAADIIANAKAEAERIAADAKAKMEDFVARRTKTAESKIALAEAQALADVRAAAAEAAVQAASTILSQSVKGQVADDLLAKGINEVRQKLN, encoded by the coding sequence ATGTTCTTCGAACCTGAATTTTGGGTCGCCGTCGCCTTCGTGATCCTGATGGTCGTGTTCGGCTATCTCGGGGTCTTCAAGACGGCGATGACCGCGCTCGATCATCGCGCCGCCCGCATCAAGGCCGAGCTCGACGACGCCGCGCGCCTCAAGCTGGAGGCGGCCAAGGTGCTCGCCGACTACAAGGCGCGCAGTGCCACCGCCGAGCGCGAGGCCGCCGACATCATCGCCAACGCCAAGGCCGAAGCCGAGCGCATCGCAGCCGACGCCAAGGCGAAGATGGAAGACTTCGTCGCCCGCCGGACCAAGACTGCGGAGAGCAAGATCGCGCTCGCCGAGGCCCAGGCGCTGGCCGATGTCCGCGCCGCAGCCGCAGAAGCCGCCGTGCAGGCCGCCTCGACGATCCTGTCGCAGTCGGTCAAGGGCCAGGTCGCCGACGATCTGCTCGCCAAGGGCATCAACGAGGTTCGGCAGAAGCTGAACTGA
- a CDS encoding F0F1 ATP synthase subunit C: protein MDPAAAKLIGAGIACIGMGGAGVGVGVIFGNYLAAAVRNPSAAQGQFGNLIFGFAVTEALGIFSLLIALLLLFVPL, encoded by the coding sequence ATGGATCCGGCAGCAGCAAAACTTATCGGCGCGGGCATCGCGTGCATCGGCATGGGCGGTGCGGGCGTCGGCGTGGGCGTGATCTTTGGCAACTACCTGGCCGCAGCCGTCCGCAACCCGTCGGCCGCTCAGGGCCAGTTCGGCAACCTGATCTTCGGCTTCGCCGTGACCGAAGCGCTCGGCATCTTCTCGCTGCTGATCGCGCTGCTGCTGCTGTTCGTTCCGCTCTGA
- a CDS encoding F0F1 ATP synthase subunit B: MAESHGGAKGPAAGAHTEADGGHHGGGFPPFESSSFASQLVSLAIFFVLLYVIVSKLALPRIGGAIEARQNKIEGDLAEAQKLKDQSDAALKAYESELASARTRAQAIGNESRDKANAQADAERKALEEQLAAKLAGAEKTIASTRAAAMSNVRGIAADAAGQIVQQLTGVVPDAGSVNAAVDASLKG, from the coding sequence ATGGCTGAGAGTCATGGCGGCGCAAAAGGTCCGGCGGCGGGCGCTCACACCGAGGCTGACGGTGGTCACCACGGTGGCGGTTTTCCGCCGTTCGAGAGCAGCAGCTTTGCTTCACAGCTGGTGTCGCTCGCGATCTTCTTCGTCCTGCTTTACGTGATCGTGTCCAAGCTCGCTCTGCCGCGCATCGGCGGTGCGATCGAGGCGCGGCAGAACAAAATCGAGGGCGACCTCGCCGAAGCGCAGAAGCTGAAGGACCAGTCCGACGCGGCGCTGAAGGCCTATGAAAGCGAGCTCGCTTCGGCGCGCACGCGGGCACAGGCGATCGGCAACGAATCCCGCGACAAGGCCAATGCGCAGGCGGACGCCGAGCGCAAGGCGTTGGAAGAACAGCTGGCGGCCAAGCTTGCCGGGGCGGAGAAGACGATCGCCTCGACCCGCGCCGCCGCCATGAGCAACGTCCGCGGTATCGCGGCCGATGCGGCAGGCCAGATCGTGCAGCAGCTCACCGGCGTCGTTCCCGATGCAGGGTCGGTCAATGCCGCGGTCGATGCGTCCTTGAAGGGTTAG
- a CDS encoding AtpZ/AtpI family protein — protein MTQGTGHGENGDREKSPEEAALSERLGSLDQRLSEFRDRRIKTEQPAGEGGDGAARASAMALGFRLSSELIAGVLVGAGIGWGFDRLLSTSPFGFIVFTLLGFVAGVVNVVRTAGAGQNRRGGS, from the coding sequence ATGACACAGGGCACGGGACACGGCGAGAATGGAGATCGCGAAAAATCGCCCGAGGAAGCTGCGCTTTCCGAACGGCTCGGAAGTCTCGATCAGCGGTTGTCCGAATTTCGCGACCGCAGGATCAAGACCGAGCAACCCGCAGGTGAAGGTGGAGACGGAGCGGCCAGAGCCTCGGCGATGGCGCTTGGTTTCCGACTATCCTCGGAGTTGATCGCCGGCGTTCTTGTCGGAGCGGGGATTGGCTGGGGGTTCGACCGCTTGCTGTCGACGTCGCCTTTCGGGTTTATCGTGTTCACGCTGCTGGGCTTCGTCGCCGGCGTGGTGAATGTGGTGAGAACGGCAGGCGCGGGTCAAAACAGACGCGGTGGCTCGTAA
- a CDS encoding response regulator transcription factor: MQDTAKPATRVLIVDDHPVVLSGCRTLFASDHSIRIDEATDAKSGHRAYVSKRPDVTVIDISLPDVSGFELMRRIRKDDPDAKIIMFSMNDDPAFVVRAVELGAQGYVSKGDDPRILLKAVRKVVAGDNFISPQLAEAVTFSGAAIKANPASQMTPRELEILRLLGRGDKIVEVAEALGISYKTVANTTSLLKQKLGAKNHSDLIRIAVEIGMN, from the coding sequence ATGCAAGATACCGCCAAGCCCGCAACCAGGGTCCTGATCGTCGACGACCATCCTGTGGTGCTGTCCGGCTGCCGCACCCTGTTCGCCTCCGACCATTCGATCCGTATCGACGAGGCGACCGACGCCAAATCCGGGCATCGCGCCTATGTCAGCAAGCGGCCCGACGTGACCGTGATCGACATCAGCCTGCCCGATGTCTCCGGCTTCGAGCTGATGCGGCGCATCCGCAAGGACGACCCGGACGCCAAGATCATCATGTTCAGCATGAACGACGACCCCGCCTTCGTGGTGCGGGCGGTCGAGCTCGGGGCGCAGGGCTATGTCTCCAAGGGCGACGATCCCAGGATCCTGCTGAAGGCAGTACGCAAGGTGGTCGCGGGCGACAATTTCATCTCGCCGCAGCTTGCGGAAGCCGTGACGTTTTCCGGCGCGGCGATCAAGGCCAATCCGGCCTCGCAGATGACACCGCGGGAGCTCGAGATTCTTCGCCTGCTCGGACGCGGCGACAAGATCGTCGAGGTCGCCGAGGCGCTGGGCATCTCCTACAAGACCGTCGCGAACACCACGTCCCTGCTCAAGCAGAAATTAGGAGCCAAGAACCATTCCGACCTGATCCGGATCGCCGTGGAGATCGGGATGAACTGA
- a CDS encoding secondary thiamine-phosphate synthase enzyme YjbQ, producing the protein MTSGKSVTRSAPSSVQATTISSSLLTVQTSGRGFTDLTGDAAKFLDEAHARDGALTLFIRHTSASLTIQENADPSVLVDLTTALSRLAPENAGWTHDSEGPDDMPGHIKTMLTQTSLQVPVLNGKLALGTWQAIYLIEHRSRPHRREVVLQFIGGDQ; encoded by the coding sequence ATGACATCAGGCAAATCCGTCACGCGCTCGGCGCCATCGTCAGTGCAAGCCACCACCATCTCGTCGTCATTGCTGACCGTGCAGACATCGGGCCGCGGCTTTACCGACCTCACCGGCGACGCTGCGAAATTCCTCGATGAAGCTCACGCGCGTGACGGCGCGCTGACGCTGTTCATCCGCCACACCTCGGCCTCGCTGACGATCCAGGAGAATGCCGATCCTTCCGTGCTCGTCGATCTCACCACGGCGCTGTCCCGGCTCGCGCCGGAGAACGCCGGATGGACGCATGACAGCGAAGGGCCGGATGACATGCCCGGGCACATCAAGACGATGCTGACGCAAACCTCGCTTCAGGTGCCGGTCCTGAACGGCAAGCTCGCGTTGGGCACCTGGCAGGCGATCTATCTGATCGAGCATCGCAGCCGGCCGCACCGGCGAGAGGTGGTGCTGCAATTCATCGGCGGCGATCAGTGA
- a CDS encoding response regulator: MNAPSTHLVIADDHPLFRDALRQAVAGVLSSARIDEAGSFEDLTKLLEQTSDVDLVLLDLSMPGISGFSGLIYLRAQYPAIPVVIVSASDDSATIRRSLDFGASGFIPKRFGVETLRDAILKVMEGDVWVPADTDLSVAADPDTTRLRDRLVTLTPQQVRVLMMLSEGLLNKQIAYELGVSEATIKAHVSAILQKLGVESRTQAVIAAAKIAGGQWKQGTPTG; encoded by the coding sequence ATGAACGCTCCCTCCACCCATCTCGTCATTGCCGATGACCACCCCCTGTTCCGCGACGCGCTGCGGCAGGCGGTGGCGGGCGTCCTGAGCTCGGCCAGGATCGACGAGGCCGGATCGTTCGAGGATCTGACCAAGCTGCTGGAACAGACCTCCGACGTCGATCTGGTCCTGCTCGACCTCTCGATGCCCGGGATCTCCGGCTTTTCCGGCCTGATCTATCTGCGGGCGCAATATCCGGCGATTCCGGTCGTGATCGTCTCGGCGTCCGACGACAGCGCCACCATCCGCCGCTCGCTCGATTTCGGCGCCTCCGGCTTCATCCCGAAGCGTTTCGGAGTCGAGACGCTGCGCGATGCCATCCTCAAGGTGATGGAGGGCGACGTCTGGGTTCCCGCCGACACCGATCTGTCGGTCGCGGCAGACCCCGACACGACTCGCCTGCGCGACCGCCTGGTGACGCTGACGCCGCAACAGGTGCGGGTCCTGATGATGCTGTCGGAAGGGTTGCTCAACAAGCAGATCGCCTACGAGCTCGGCGTCTCCGAGGCCACCATCAAGGCGCACGTCTCGGCCATCCTGCAGAAGCTCGGCGTCGAGAGCCGCACCCAGGCCGTGATTGCCGCCGCCAAGATCGCCGGCGGCCAGTGGAAGCAGGGCACGCCGACGGGGTGA
- a CDS encoding F0F1 ATP synthase subunit A: protein MKIDPIHQFNIEPLFTLGHIGNHTIAFTNSSLYMLVAVAIISLLMLASGTQLIPGRLQSVAEISYEFVASTIRSTAGAEGMKFFPLIFSLFMFICVSNLVGIIPYTFTVSSHLIVTAALALLVFFTVLIYGVAKNGLKFFKIFVPHGVPVYILPLVMFIEILSFFLRPVSHSVRLFANMLAGHIALKVFAGFVAMLGFSLGAVGWIGGVLPLALTVALTSLEILVAFLQAYVFAILTCIYLNDAIHPGH, encoded by the coding sequence ATGAAAATCGACCCGATCCACCAGTTCAACATCGAGCCTCTCTTCACCCTGGGCCATATCGGCAATCATACGATCGCCTTCACCAATTCGTCGCTCTACATGCTGGTGGCGGTCGCGATCATCTCGCTCCTGATGCTCGCCAGCGGCACGCAGCTGATTCCCGGGCGGCTCCAGTCCGTCGCTGAAATCTCCTACGAATTCGTCGCCTCGACCATCCGTTCGACGGCCGGCGCGGAAGGCATGAAGTTCTTCCCGCTGATCTTCTCGCTGTTCATGTTCATCTGCGTCTCGAATCTGGTGGGTATCATCCCCTACACCTTCACGGTGTCGAGCCATCTGATCGTGACCGCGGCGCTCGCGCTCCTGGTCTTCTTCACCGTCCTGATCTACGGCGTCGCCAAGAACGGCCTGAAGTTCTTCAAGATTTTCGTTCCCCACGGCGTCCCTGTCTACATCCTGCCGCTGGTCATGTTCATCGAGATCCTGTCGTTCTTCCTGCGGCCGGTCTCCCACAGCGTCCGTCTCTTCGCCAACATGCTGGCCGGCCACATCGCCTTGAAGGTGTTCGCGGGCTTCGTCGCCATGCTCGGCTTCTCGCTCGGCGCCGTCGGCTGGATCGGCGGCGTGCTGCCGCTGGCGCTCACCGTCGCGCTGACGTCGCTCGAAATCCTGGTCGCGTTCCTTCAGGCCTATGTGTTCGCGATCCTGACCTGCATCTACCTCAACGACGCCATTCATCCGGGACACTGA
- the thrC gene encoding threonine synthase — MTRYISTRGEAPELGFCDVMLTGLARDGGLYVPSVWPQLSADTIAGFFGRPYWEVAVDVIRPFAGGEISDAELGRMANEAYATFRHPAVVPLRQMSPHQFVLELFHGPTLAFKDVAMQLISRLMDHVLAKRGQRTTIVVATSGDTGGAAVEAFAGLENVDLIVLFPHKRISEVQQRMMTTTGAANVHALAIEGNFDDCQALVKGMFNNHRFRDATSLSGVNSINWARIVAQVVYYFTSAAAVGAPARAVDFVVPTGNFGDIFAGYVAKRMGLPVRTLRIAANVNDILARTLKTGIYEVREVHATASPSMDIQISSNFERLLFEAGRRDAAGVRRLMDSLKQSGRFVLPDATLAAIREEFDAGRADETETAAAIRAAWREAGELVDPHTAVALAVADRDTTDTTVPNIVLSTAHPAKFPDAVEAACGQRPQLPAWLDGLMTKSEHMKVMKNDQAEVERFVLSVSRAAKQGVAG; from the coding sequence TTGACTCGCTATATCTCGACCCGGGGCGAGGCCCCCGAACTCGGCTTCTGTGACGTGATGCTGACCGGGCTCGCCCGGGATGGCGGCCTGTACGTGCCGTCCGTTTGGCCGCAGCTTTCGGCCGACACGATCGCCGGCTTCTTCGGCCGTCCCTATTGGGAGGTCGCGGTCGATGTGATTCGCCCCTTCGCCGGCGGGGAGATTTCGGACGCCGAGCTCGGCCGGATGGCCAACGAGGCCTATGCCACCTTCCGCCATCCCGCGGTGGTGCCGCTGCGCCAGATGTCGCCGCACCAGTTCGTGCTGGAGCTGTTCCACGGCCCGACGCTCGCCTTCAAGGACGTGGCGATGCAGCTGATCTCGCGGCTGATGGACCATGTGCTCGCCAAGCGTGGCCAGCGTACCACCATCGTGGTCGCGACCTCGGGCGACACCGGCGGCGCCGCGGTTGAGGCCTTCGCGGGACTCGAAAATGTCGACCTCATCGTGCTGTTCCCGCACAAGCGCATCTCCGAGGTCCAGCAACGGATGATGACGACGACCGGTGCGGCCAACGTGCATGCGCTCGCCATCGAAGGCAATTTCGACGATTGCCAGGCGCTCGTGAAGGGGATGTTCAACAATCACCGCTTCCGCGATGCGACCTCGCTGTCAGGCGTCAACTCCATCAACTGGGCGCGTATCGTTGCCCAGGTCGTTTATTACTTCACGTCGGCCGCTGCCGTCGGCGCGCCGGCGCGCGCGGTGGATTTCGTCGTGCCGACCGGTAATTTCGGCGACATCTTCGCCGGCTACGTCGCCAAGCGCATGGGACTGCCGGTCCGGACCCTGCGCATCGCAGCCAACGTCAACGACATCCTCGCCCGCACGCTCAAGACCGGCATCTACGAGGTGCGCGAGGTGCATGCCACGGCGTCGCCGTCGATGGACATCCAGATCTCCTCGAATTTCGAGCGGCTGCTGTTCGAGGCCGGCCGGCGCGATGCGGCGGGCGTGCGCCGTCTGATGGATTCGCTGAAGCAGTCCGGGCGCTTCGTGCTGCCCGACGCGACCCTGGCCGCGATCCGCGAGGAGTTCGACGCCGGTCGCGCCGACGAGACCGAAACCGCGGCTGCGATCCGCGCCGCCTGGCGCGAGGCGGGCGAGCTGGTCGACCCCCATACGGCCGTCGCGCTTGCGGTCGCCGACCGCGATACCACCGACACCACGGTGCCGAACATCGTGCTCTCCACGGCGCATCCGGCCAAATTCCCCGACGCAGTCGAGGCGGCCTGCGGCCAGCGGCCGCAACTGCCCGCCTGGCTCGATGGATTGATGACCAAATCCGAACACATGAAGGTGATGAAGAACGATCAGGCCGAGGTCGAGCGGTTCGTGCTGTCGGTCAGCCGCGCCGCAAAGCAGGGAGTTGCCGGATGA
- a CDS encoding M16 family metallopeptidase — protein MSVEISKLASGLTVVTDKMPHLETAALGVWAGVGGRDEKPNEHGISHLLEHMAFKGTTKRSSREIVEEIEAVGGDLNAGTSTETTSYYARVLKADVPLALDVLADILANPAFEPDELEREKNVIVQEIGAAQDTPDDVVFEHLNELCYPDQPMGRSLLGTAKTLRGFNRDMLRGYLSTHYRGPDMVVAAAGAVDHKQVVAEVEKRFASFEATPGPKPQSAQFGKGGAKVVHRELEQAHLTLALEGVPQTDPSLFSLQVFTNILGGGMSSRLFQEVREKRGLCYSIYSFHAPYTDTGFFGLYTGTDPADAPEMMEVVVDIMNDSVETLAEAEIARAKAQMKAGLLMALESCSSRAEQLARHVLAYGRPQTVQELVARIDAVSVESTRDAARALLLRSRPAVVALGSGRGLDTAVSFAEGLTRARAKARLH, from the coding sequence ATGAGCGTCGAGATTTCCAAGCTTGCCTCCGGTCTGACCGTCGTCACCGACAAGATGCCCCATCTCGAGACCGCGGCGCTCGGTGTATGGGCCGGCGTCGGAGGGCGAGACGAGAAGCCCAACGAGCACGGCATCTCGCATCTTCTCGAGCACATGGCATTCAAGGGAACGACCAAGCGTTCCTCGCGCGAGATCGTCGAGGAGATCGAGGCGGTCGGCGGCGATCTCAATGCCGGCACCTCGACCGAGACCACGTCCTATTACGCGCGGGTGCTGAAGGCCGACGTGCCGCTCGCGCTCGACGTGCTCGCCGACATTCTCGCCAATCCCGCCTTCGAGCCGGACGAGCTGGAGCGCGAGAAGAACGTCATCGTGCAGGAGATCGGGGCTGCGCAGGACACGCCCGACGACGTCGTGTTCGAGCATCTCAACGAGCTCTGCTATCCAGATCAGCCGATGGGCCGCTCGCTGCTCGGCACCGCCAAGACGTTGCGCGGCTTCAACCGCGACATGCTTCGCGGTTATCTGTCGACGCATTATCGCGGGCCCGACATGGTGGTGGCCGCTGCCGGCGCGGTCGATCACAAGCAGGTTGTCGCCGAGGTCGAGAAGCGTTTTGCAAGCTTCGAGGCAACGCCGGGACCCAAGCCGCAATCCGCCCAGTTCGGCAAGGGCGGCGCCAAGGTGGTCCACCGCGAGCTCGAGCAGGCGCACCTGACGCTGGCCCTCGAAGGGGTGCCGCAGACCGATCCGTCCCTGTTCTCGCTCCAGGTCTTCACCAACATTCTCGGCGGCGGGATGTCGTCGCGGTTGTTCCAGGAGGTGCGCGAGAAGCGCGGCCTCTGCTACTCCATCTACTCGTTTCACGCGCCCTACACCGACACCGGCTTCTTCGGCCTCTACACCGGCACCGATCCCGCCGACGCGCCGGAGATGATGGAGGTCGTTGTCGACATCATGAATGATTCGGTGGAGACGTTGGCCGAAGCCGAGATCGCGCGGGCCAAGGCGCAGATGAAGGCCGGCCTCCTGATGGCGCTGGAGAGCTGCTCGTCCCGTGCCGAGCAGCTCGCCCGGCATGTGCTGGCCTATGGCCGGCCGCAGACGGTGCAGGAACTGGTGGCGCGGATCGATGCCGTCAGCGTCGAATCGACCCGGGATGCGGCGCGTGCGCTGCTTTTGCGCAGCCGCCCTGCGGTAGTCGCATTGGGCAGCGGCAGGGGTCTGGACACGGCGGTGTCTTTTGCGGAAGGATTGACCCGGGCGCGCGCCAAGGCGCGGCTGCATTAG